The DNA window ACGTGGGATCGTTAAGGATATTCTGACAAGCGCGGCGTATCATTCACGGGGGATCAAAGTGCGCTTGGAGAGTGGAGCGGTGGGGAGAGTGCAGGAAATTGTTGGGTAGTCAGGTGGGCAATGCCCACCCTACATTCTTCCATTTCCCCCTAGGAAGCTGTCGAAGCACGGTTTTGCTTTTTGTTCCAGCCTCCAAGGAATTTATCAACAGCTTCCACAGCCTACAGCCTATTACCTTCTCTCACATCTTCACCCGCACCCGATACGAAACTTTGACCTCAGCATTCTTGGCCACCGGCACATCGAACTGCAAGGTGTGCGCGTCGGCTTTTGTGTACTTATGTGAGTTGGAAAGTATTTCCCAATCGCCAGGAACCGGTTCTTCAACACGTACAGTGACACCCTCGGCTTTGTGATTACGAAGCGCAATTTCCCAGCTACTCTCAGTGACGGTTGACGAGAGTCGCTTGAAGTCGGTCTGCTTGCGTTCGCCAACGACATCGAACGCTTCGCCCATTTTAATGGAGAACTTCTCATCTTTTGGTGTGTGATCGATGGCATCTTCGCCGATGAATTGATTGCCGCCGTCTTTGTCGGCTTTGTAGACGCGGACGGTGCCTTTGGGTAGTGGCATGCCGAGATTGTTTTTCTGCGAGTTTTCAATTTCGAGCACGACGCTCACTTTTTGTTTTTGGAAAGTGCCTTCTCCGTACATGTCATAGAAATACATTTGCTGTCCTTTGAACAGCAGCCGTTTAACGATAGGGATGCCTGTGGCAGTGAGCAGCGTCATTTGTTTGGTTTGATTGTCTTTGACGGTGGCGGGGCGATCTAACGTGTACAAATGATATTCAAAGAAGCTCTCTTCTTTGAATTGTGGAGCCGCATCTTGCGCGCGCGCTTCCATCGCCATGGTTTTTGCGTATATCCGCTGTGGAGCAATGCGATGGACATCGCCAGCCACGAGTTTCAAGGTAGCGTTCTGATACGAAGTGCCAGATTTGTTGTCGATCGTCACCCAACCTGTGAGGTCAGCTTTGGTGTCATCGACGTTGAGCACAGCGATATAGTCGGCTTGCCAGGTGACCTGATTGGTCAAATACGAGGCTTCAACTTTTTGTTTACCGGCACGAGTCGCTTGTAAGAGCCACACCAGTGTGGGTTTGGCCATCAAATTTTCCGGCACTTGCGGAAGAATGACCCGCCCAGGGGGATTGATGTGGATCTCGTTATTGATTTGATAGACGAACCCGTTGTTAGTCGAAAGTAAGGTGGCGACCGCTAGTTCATCTTTGCCGGTGTAGTAGTTTTTATCAAAAATTTTGACTTCTTTTCCCACATATTTCTCTAGCAGTTTCTCGGGATTCAATAGGTCATATTCGTAGTTCTGCTCTAACACACGTAGCGCCTGCGCATCGCTCAAGGATTTGATGTGGACGGTAGTCGGAAGAATCTGCGCGGGCACGTCGACAAATTGTAAAGTATTGGCCCCAGCAGATAGCTCGACTTCACGTTGTTCTCGGACTAGGGCAATGTTGGAATTGTACACGGTCAGAGCGACTTGCGATTGCTCGGCCAGCGTACTTTTCCGCGGCGCCGCTGCTGGCGCATTCGGTGGAGCGGGCTTGTCTTGTGCATTGGCCATAACCACTCCCAGCATGAGAAAGAGCAGAATTGTTGTCCATTTCATGGTGTGTCCGCTTATGTCTAAAGCAATTTGCGATTGCCTTTATCTTCACTCTCCGCTTTTGACCCTCACCCTCACCCTCTCCCTGATAGGGAGAGGGAAACTTATCGTCTATTGCCTGGCTTTACTCTTCTTTTTTCCCTTGTTGCCACTCCCCTTTTTTACTGTTGCTGCTGCTTGGCGAATTTCTTCCAAGGTCTCTACTGCGCGCCGGATATGCGGGATCGTGATCGAACCACCGACGATCAAAATCACATTAAATGTCTCAAAGAACTCTTCGTCAGTCACATCGAGCTCGGCGCATTGAATGAGGTGATACGTAATACAATCATCACAGCGTAACACTGCCGACGCAACTAACCCCATCAGCTCTTTTGTTTTCGCCGGGAGTGCGCCCTCGACATAGACTTGTGAGTCGAGGTTGAAGAAGCGTTTGAGTTGCAGG is part of the Deltaproteobacteria bacterium genome and encodes:
- a CDS encoding YwbE family protein, which gives rise to MNGQNRKDIRPGLQVDIVLKQDQRSGKRTRGIVKDILTSAAYHSRGIKVRLESGAVGRVQEIVG
- a CDS encoding DUF4139 domain-containing protein → MKWTTILLFLMLGVVMANAQDKPAPPNAPAAAPRKSTLAEQSQVALTVYNSNIALVREQREVELSAGANTLQFVDVPAQILPTTVHIKSLSDAQALRVLEQNYEYDLLNPEKLLEKYVGKEVKIFDKNYYTGKDELAVATLLSTNNGFVYQINNEIHINPPGRVILPQVPENLMAKPTLVWLLQATRAGKQKVEASYLTNQVTWQADYIAVLNVDDTKADLTGWVTIDNKSGTSYQNATLKLVAGDVHRIAPQRIYAKTMAMEARAQDAAPQFKEESFFEYHLYTLDRPATVKDNQTKQMTLLTATGIPIVKRLLFKGQQMYFYDMYGEGTFQKQKVSVVLEIENSQKNNLGMPLPKGTVRVYKADKDGGNQFIGEDAIDHTPKDEKFSIKMGEAFDVVGERKQTDFKRLSSTVTESSWEIALRNHKAEGVTVRVEEPVPGDWEILSNSHKYTKADAHTLQFDVPVAKNAEVKVSYRVRVKM
- a CDS encoding carboxymuconolactone decarboxylase family protein, giving the protein MPGKLKAFHQFRSAMNEKLLSKGNLQLKRFFNLDSQVYVEGALPAKTKELMGLVASAVLRCDDCITYHLIQCAELDVTDEEFFETFNVILIVGGSITIPHIRRAVETLEEIRQAAATVKKGSGNKGKKKSKARQ